From one Henningerozyma blattae CBS 6284 chromosome 1, complete genome genomic stretch:
- the SMK1 gene encoding mitogen-activated protein kinase SMK1 (similar to Saccharomyces cerevisiae SMK1 (YPR054W); ancestral locus Anc_3.338) — translation MEFTNNRKPLFIPSKTVPKLSQKELKQQQVTDKRVQQLLQSQLEKLKLKSHHLAGEPNRTIDEENKFSLPSRYEIVHILGKGSYGTVCSARDNKNPENTYCIAVKKITNIFFREILLKRAIRELKFINYFKGHKNIVNLIDLELVVEKPYEGLYCYQELIDYDLAKVIHSSVYLGEFHIKFFFYQIVCGLKYIHSADVIHRDLKPGNILCTLNGCLKICDFGLARGVASKYFNTRVSHQDITNYVATRWYRAPELILSHKTYDKSIDMWSLGCILGEFYERRPLFMGKDAMNQIFQILQVLGSPSKSLLKSFSSRYANSLCSDSNSNIEKQDWKKIFPNASMDAVDLLDRLLDWDPAERITINQAIEHPFFKDVRKIDDEPDCPYGSFDFTYEEKLDSMQKLREYLIVEVDNFKRERVILDNPTQNRLNNPQLIQNSYYK, via the coding sequence ATGGAATTCACAAATAATCGTAAACCACTCTTCATACCTTCGAAAACTGTACCTAAACTCAGTCAAAAGGAACTTAAACAACAACAAGTAACTGACAAACGAGTACAACAATTATTACAATCtcaattggaaaaattgaaattaaaatctcATCATCTAGCTGGTGAACCAAATAGAAcaattgatgaagaaaataaattttctttaccTAGTAGATATGAAATAGTTCATATCTTAGGTAAAGGTTCATATGGGACTGTTTGTTCGGCTagagataataaaaatccaGAAAATACGTATTGTATTGcagtgaaaaaaattacaaatattttctttagagaaattttattgaagaGAGCTATTCgtgaattaaaatttattaattattttaaaggTCATAAAAACATTGTTAACttaattgatttagaaTTAGTAGTAGAAAAACCTTATGAAGGTTTATATTGTTATCAAGAATTAATCGATTATGATTTGGCAAAAGTGATTCATTCTTCAGTGTATTTGGGTGAGTTccatattaaatttttcttttatcaAATTGTTTGTggattaaaatatatccaTAGTGCAGATGTCATTCATAGAGATTTAAAACCAGGAAATATATTATGTACTTTAAATGGCtgtttaaaaatatgtGACTTTGGTTTAGCAAGAGGTGTGGCaagtaaatattttaatacaaGAGTTTCACACCAAGATATTACAAATTATGTTGCAACACGTTGGTATAGAGCACCTGAATTGATTTTATCCCATAAAACATATGATAAATCTATAGATATGTGGTCTCTCGGTTGTATATTAGGTGAATTTTACGAAAGAAGGCCATTATTCATGGGGAAAGATGCaatgaatcaaatatttcaaattctacAAGTTTTAGGTTCTCCTTCTAAATCACTTTTGAAATCTTTTAGTTCGAGATATGCAAATAGTCTTTGCTCTgattctaattcaaatattgagAAACAagattggaaaaaaattttcccAAATGCATCAATGGATGCAGTTGATTTGTTAGATAGATTGCTCGATTGGGATCCAGCTGAACGTATAACAATTAACCAAGCAATTGAGCATCCATTCTTTAAAGATGTTAGGAAAATTGACGATGAACCTGATTGTCCATATGGATCATTTGATTTTACATATGAGGAAAAATTAGATTCAATGCAAAAATTAAGAGAATATCTAATTGT
- the IMG1 gene encoding mitochondrial 54S ribosomal protein bL19m IMG1 (similar to Saccharomyces cerevisiae IMG1 (YCR046C); ancestral locus Anc_6.315): MFNLQTICKRCYQLPSKAGAKKLIKVYPPLTPKHASFSKIMQKLSEKHLNTKLDTTEEKRKLVQNLRAGDVVRITANNSYNNFVGYVLGVKRNFMKEDTMVVLRNQIGKNYVNVRLPIFSPNIERIDVIQKQKLKLKNGRQPRKHNFIQGTKIDTGSIERRK; encoded by the coding sequence ATGTTTAATCTTCAAACAATCTGTAAGAGATGTTATCAGCTTCCAAGTAAAGCTGGagctaaaaaattaataaaagtttATCCACCTTTAACACCAAAACATGCATCATTTTCCAAGATTATGCAGAAATTATCAGAAAAACATTTGAATACAAAATTAGATACAACTGAAGAAAAGAGGAAGTTAGTTCAAAACTTAAGAGCGGGGGATGTTGTACGTATAACAGCAAATAACtcatataataattttgttgGGTATGTTTTAGGcgttaaaagaaatttcatGAAAGAAGATACAATGGTTGTCTTAAGAAATCAAATCGGTAAGAATTATGTTAATGTACGACTACCTATATTTAGTCCAAATATTGAAAGGATTGATGTTattcaaaaacaaaaattgaaattgaagaacGGTAGACAGCCAAGAAAGCATAATTTCATTCAAGGAACAAAGATAGATACTGGTTCAAttgaaagaagaaaatga
- the RCF2 gene encoding Rcf2p (similar to Saccharomyces cerevisiae YNR018W; ancestral locus Anc_6.314) — MKLLTSEEIEENKRQTLIGGLQGCVGGLVISGLLFRLMPRRYPWFNPKKMPWSLKTAIFIMPPTALMAICAEEASNRFDEEKYSGKQLERINEVKNEVKGQNSAMVNILDTLSKHQYKIITGLWAGSLWASWVVINRDKIMTKAQKIVQARMYAQFVTIGLLLGGLGLSMYEEKLHPNKHKAMEQRRWEEVLKEAEEKSEREKEGVASPVYVPTEDRMSSKIYKYK; from the coding sequence atgaaaCTTCTAACATCTGAAGAAATCGAGGAGAATAAGCGTCAGACGTTGATCGGTGGTTTGCAGGGTTGTGTGGGAGGTTTGGTCATCTCTGGGCTTCTGTTCAGATTAATGCCTCGTCGTTACCCATGGTTTAACCCTAAGAAGATGCCTTGGTCGTTAAAGACAGCTATATTTATTATGCCACCAACTGCTTTGATGGCTATCTGCGCAGAAGAAGCCTCCAACAGATTTGATGAGGAAAAATATAGTGGTAAACAATTAGAAAGAATTAATGAGGTCAAGAATGAAGTTAAGGGGCAAAACTCGGCTATGGTCAATATATTAGATACTTTGAGTAAACACCAATATAAGATCATTACAGGGTTATGGGCAGGTTCGTTATGGGCTTCGTGGGTAGTCATTAACAGAGACAAGATCATGACTAAGGCTCAAAAGATTGTTCAAGCAAGAATGTACGCTCAGTTCGTCACAAttggtttattattagGTGGTCTTGGTTTGAGTATgtatgaagaaaaattacatcCAAATAAACATAAGGCAATGGAACAAAGACGTTGGGAAGAAGTGTTGAAAGAAGCTGAAGAAAAATCAGAGAGAGAGAAGGAAGGAGTTGCTTCTCCAGTATATGTTCCTACCGAGGACCGTATGAGTTCGAAGATTTACAAGTACaaatag